The DNA segment ACGGATTTAAATACTTTTAGACTTGATGCTCCGGGTCATGATCCGGTTTCGATACGTCAAGCAATTCAAGAGTTATTAAAATATGGGTATCTTTCTTAGAAAATAAATCTGAACTATTGAGGGATCAGCATGACAAACAAAGTACATAACCTGACGCTCGATAACTACAAGGTGTTTTCGTTAGATGATGTGAAGGTTTTCGACAAAGTCATCCTGTTTGGGGGATATGCGTTATCCAGGCTTGAGGATGGAAGATTTCATATCCTGATCGATAATGACCCTTCATTTATTATTTCTGAAAACTTCGCGAAGACCTATATAGAAGAACTATACAAACAGGAGCAGAACAAGAACCGAATCAAAGGGACACAAGGGAATGATAAATGAGGCTGTGAATTCTTTGGAATAGATGTGTGGAGATGCTGCGGGCGGGGAAGGTGCGCGTGCGGGAGCAGAGCGACAGGCTGTCGGTTGGGAACCGGCGGCTTTTTGTTTTTCGCGACCGTTACTCCCGCCTTCGTTTATGTCGCTTGTCTTTGCAGAAAAAGGGATTTTGGGTAATGGAATAGAATTATTTCGGTGATACAGTGAGTAATCGTTTAGGAGATTGACTTGTACAGCAGAAGGAGTGGGGCGGGTGGCAAAGAATATTGTCAGTCCGGAATGGGTGTACGAACATTTGCAGAATCTGAAGGTGCGAATCGTCGATTGCCGGTTTGTTCTCGGACAACCTACGGCAGGAAGGGAAGCTTACCTCGTTGATCATATCCCGGGCGCCTTCCACATGGATCTGGAGAAGGACATGTCAGGCCCCAAACAGCAGCATGGCGGCCGCCATCCGCTGCCGGATGTTGGGGAGTTCTCCCGAAAACTGGGGGAGATTGGGGTTGATGAATCCGTAACGGTCATGGCCTACGACGACCAAGGTGGCGCAATGGCCTCCCGGTTCTGGTGGATGCTGAAGTATCTGGGCCATTCGAATGTGTTTGTAATGGATGGTGGGTATTCACACTGGAAAGAGAAGGGATTTCCGGTGACTTCGGAAGTTCCGAGTGCCACGGCTACTGCTGCTGGCTCCCGTATCTTTACTCCGCGGGTTCAGGAGCATATGTTGGTAACAAAGAATGATGTGAAAGCACGGCTTGGCAAAGAGGGTACGATCCTGATCGACTCCCGCGAAGGGATGAGATTCAAAGGAATCGAAGAGCCGATTGATCCGGTGGCAGGGCACATTCCTGGGGCATTAAACTATTTCTGGAAAGACGGGCTGAATCAGCAGGGTTCGTGGAAGTCGCCTGAAGAGTTGAAGCAGCGCTTCTCTGAGGTGGACCCTTCGCAAGAGGTTGTTGTTTACTGCGGCTCCGGTGTAACTGCATGCCCCAACTTCCTGGCTTTGAAGGAAGCCGGATATAACAATGTAAAGCTCTATGCAGGAAGCTGGAGTGATTGGATCTCCTACCCGGATAACCCGATTGCAACAGAGAAGGATCAGTAGGAAAGAGGGGCAGATCCCATGTCACAACAAGATTACAACACCCCCCGCAAAGTGATTGTTGTGGAAGGAAAAAAGGACAAAGAACGACTTCTCGAGATTCTGGATGAGCCTGTGGAAATCATCTGCACCTACGGCACCTTGAGCGACGAAAAGATTGAGGAACTGATTTGGCCGATTCAGGATGAAGACGTCTACATATTGGTCGATGCGGACGATGCGGGAAACAAGCTTCGAAATCAGCTAAAGCAGGAGTTGCCGAACGCCAAGCACCTGTATACCCGGCGGATGTATAGGGAAGTGCAGAATACGCCAATGGAATATTTGGCGGAAATGCTTATGAATGCGCACTTCTTAGTTGATGGGGACTGGGTGATGGGGCAGTAAGAACATGCTTTACTTCTTCTTTTTCTTAAGCGCCTTCCGCAGTTCTTCCTCGCTGGCTTTTCCTTGGATAAAGGCCAGAATCGCTTTCTTGTCCGATGGTTTCATCTATGTTTCACGCTCCCGTATGGCTTTGCTAGCAGTCTAGTCAATTCAATGCCAGATTATTCACCGGCCGGGGGATGACAAAGATAATTTTGAATTCCTTTGCAGGTGTAAAAAAATTCGCAACGAACCTTATAGATACCGAATACACATTTACAACAGAACTACAAAGAGGGGGCACCGTTATGCAGGATCTCAGGGATCTGCTGACGGCGGAGTTTGCGCAGCAGATTTGTGAAATTTTCCTGGAAGAGACCGGGAAACCGGTGATTATGGCGGACAAGGACGGAATAATCTTTGCCGCCACGGACAAGAAGCGGATTGGAAACTTTCACTCCGTTGCCAAAAAGGTGATGAACGGGGAACTGAAAGAAGGCGTCGTTACCGTGGAGCAAGCCCAGTCCATGGAAAACGTAAAGCCGGGTATCAACATTCCGATCATTTACAAAGGCATCCGGATCACAAGCCTCGGGATTGCGGGCGATCCGACAGTGGTCCGGCCCTATGTGGGACTGGCCTCCCGTCTTGTTCAGCTGTGGTTGAAGAATCAGGAACTGCTTAATCAGCTGACTGGCACGATCAACAACATTAACGGGGAGCTTCAGGAGATTGCCGCTGCGGTGGAAGAAGTGACGGCCGGTGCCCAGCAGATTGCGGATGCAAGCCAGCAGACTCACAGGACTACCACCGAATCAATGGAGAAGATCAAGAAGGTGGAAAGCGTGCTGCGATCCATCAAGCAGATTGCTACGCAAAGCAATATGATAGGACTGAACGCTTCCATCGAGGCTGCCAGGGTAGGGGAAGCCGGGCGAGGATTCGCCGTGGTTGCCAACGAGATCCGGAAACTTGCCGCCTCCAGTGAAGAGTCGGTGAAAGACATCAACGAAGTGTTGCAGGAAATTCAGACTGTCTTTAATGATATTGCAGGCAAAGTGGAAGAGAACAAGGTGGTTACCCAGGAACAGTCCGACTCCCTGATGACGGTGGCAGACAGGATCAGTTCCATTGAAAACTCCATGAACGATTTGGTTCAACGGATCCAGCACAGCGAATAATCGGAGAAAAAGACCCGGCCCAAGGAGCATCAAAGCTTCTAGAGAGCCGGGTTTTTTGGTTGGGATCAGTTTTGGGAGCCGGGCTGCAAGTGCCCGGTCGGCAGCGGTTGCTTCACTTCACCGCCGTAGACTTTCCAGGAGCCGTCATTCATCTTCTTTAAGAAGACGGTGGAGCTTGCATCTACTCGATGAGTTCTGGATTGGCCGTCCTTGGTAACGGTCACATCATAGACGTCGCCATTCACCTTGACCGCCGCGTAGCGATTGGATTTCCAGAGAACTTCCAGTGTCCAGTCCGCCACGTGCTTTTGTTCGATCTTGATTCCCAGCTTGCTCAATTCGGTGAGGATGTCGGCCGACAGATCGAGAACGTCATGGTAGAATCCGGTAGCGTATTCGTCTGAGATGTCCTTGATCTCGCTGTAGTCTGCATAGACCGCTTCAGCAACGTTTGTATCCGC comes from the Effusibacillus lacus genome and includes:
- a CDS encoding sulfurtransferase codes for the protein MAKNIVSPEWVYEHLQNLKVRIVDCRFVLGQPTAGREAYLVDHIPGAFHMDLEKDMSGPKQQHGGRHPLPDVGEFSRKLGEIGVDESVTVMAYDDQGGAMASRFWWMLKYLGHSNVFVMDGGYSHWKEKGFPVTSEVPSATATAAGSRIFTPRVQEHMLVTKNDVKARLGKEGTILIDSREGMRFKGIEEPIDPVAGHIPGALNYFWKDGLNQQGSWKSPEELKQRFSEVDPSQEVVVYCGSGVTACPNFLALKEAGYNNVKLYAGSWSDWISYPDNPIATEKDQ
- a CDS encoding toprim domain-containing protein, translating into MSQQDYNTPRKVIVVEGKKDKERLLEILDEPVEIICTYGTLSDEKIEELIWPIQDEDVYILVDADDAGNKLRNQLKQELPNAKHLYTRRMYREVQNTPMEYLAEMLMNAHFLVDGDWVMGQ
- a CDS encoding methyl-accepting chemotaxis protein, with the translated sequence MQDLRDLLTAEFAQQICEIFLEETGKPVIMADKDGIIFAATDKKRIGNFHSVAKKVMNGELKEGVVTVEQAQSMENVKPGINIPIIYKGIRITSLGIAGDPTVVRPYVGLASRLVQLWLKNQELLNQLTGTINNINGELQEIAAAVEEVTAGAQQIADASQQTHRTTTESMEKIKKVESVLRSIKQIATQSNMIGLNASIEAARVGEAGRGFAVVANEIRKLAASSEESVKDINEVLQEIQTVFNDIAGKVEENKVVTQEQSDSLMTVADRISSIENSMNDLVQRIQHSE